In Sphingomonas sp. M1-B02, the sequence CATCGCGGTGAACACAGCCTTCCCCGCTACGGATTTTTCCGGCCAGGATTGCCCTTGCGTGAGATGGGCAACCCGCCGTGCGATCCCCGCCCCCCCGTCGACAAACGCGATGGGCCGCGGCGCGACGCCGGCCAGGTCGCCCTTGATCAACGGGAAATGGGTGCAGGCGTTGACGATCACGTCGATTCGTTCGCCGCCAGGCTGGTCGAGCAATCCCTCCAGAACCGCGCGCAGCCGATCGGGTCCCGGCGCCGTGCCCGCCAGCGCCGCCTCGGCCATTTCCACCAGTTCGGCGGAGCCATGCCGCAGCACCGTGCAGTCCCCCGCAAAGCGCGCCGCGAGATCGTCGACATAAGGCTGGCGCACCGTCGCCTCGGTGCCGAGCACGCCGATGACGCGCGTCTTGCTCGATTCGGCTGCGGGCTTGATCGCGGGCACGGTGCCGACGATCGGCACGTCCAGCGCCGCGCGGACATGCTGGAGCGCGATCGTCGATGCGGTGTTGCATGCAATGACGATCAGCCGGGGGTCGAATCGCTCGGCCAGCCGCCCCAGCAGCGCCGGCACCCGCGCCGCGATCTCGGCTTCGCTCCGCGTGCCGTAGGGAAAGCCCGCCGAATCGGCGACATAGACCAACGGCGCCTGCGGCAGCAGCCCCGCGGTCGGCGCGAGCACGGAAAGCCCGCCAACGCCGGAATCGAAGAACAGGATCGGGCGATCGTCGGACATTGGCAGCCGGATGGCCCGGTCGCCCGCCGCGGTCAATGTTGCGCGTCCCCCGGCAACGGCTATGATCGTCGCGATCAAGGGGAGCGCAAGTGCCAACCGAAATTCTATGGGCGGGTCCCGCTGCGGCGCTCGTGCTCGGCTATCTGCTCGGCTCGATCCCGTTCGGCGTGCTCCTGACCCGGATGGCCGGCGCTGGCGATCTGCGCCAGATCGGATCGGGCAATATCGGCGCAACCAACGTGCTGCGTACCGGACGCAAGGGTTTGGCGGCCGCGACTTTGCTGCTCGACATGGCCAAGGGCGCCGCGGCGGTGCTGCTTGCCGAAGGGCTGTTCCCGGGCACCGCAATTCTGGGCGGGCTCGGCGCCTTCATCGGCCATTGCTATCCGGTCTGGCTCAAATTCCGTGGCGGCAAGGGCGTGGCGACGCTGATGGGAATCGTCGTCGCGTTGCACTGGCCTGCCGGCCTTGTCTTCGCTTTGGTTTGGCTGGGCGTGCTTGCGACGCTGCGCATTTCCTCGGTAGCGGGGATGGCCGCTGCGGTCAGCGCTCCCGTCGCGGTCGCGCTCTGGGGACGGATCGACCTGGTCGTGCCGCTGGTCGGGCTGGCGCTGATCGTGATTTGGAAGCATCGCGAGAATATCGCTCGGCTGCTGAACGGCACCGAGCCGCGAGTCGGCCGCAAGAATGGCTGATCCGCGCGAGCCACGGCTACGGCTGCTGCGCTCGGCGAATATCGGACCCGTCACCTATGCCCAGTTGATCGCCCGGTTCGGCACCGCCGAGGCGGCGCTCGAAGCCTTGCCGATGCTGGCCGCGCGCGGCGGCGGGCGCGCGCCGGCGATCGCCGACATCGGCAGGGTCCGGCGCGAGATCGCCGCGGTCGAGAAGCTCGGGGCCCGCTACCTGTTCCTCGGCGACTCGGAGTATCCGGCGCTCCTCGCGGAAACCGACAGCGCCCCGCCCGCCCTGATCCTGCGCGGCCGGCTCGAACTGCTCCAGCGGACCTGCATCGCGATGGTCGGCGCCCGCAACGCCTCCGCCGCCGCCTGCCGCTTCGCGCGGCAATTGGCGCTGGGCCTGGCCGAGGCAGGCGCCACCGTCGTCTCCGGCCTCGCCCGCGGCATCGACACCGCCGCGCATGTCGGCTCGCTCGCGGGCGGCACCGTCGGCGTCATCGCCAGCGGCATCGATATCGCCTTCCCGCCCGAAAATGCCGACCTGCAGGAACGCGTCGCGCGCGAAGGACTGCTCCTCGCCGAACAGCCACCGGGCACCGAACCGCTCGCCCGCTTCTTTCCCTCGCGCAATCGAATCATCGCCGGGTTGGCGCGGGGCACCGTGGTGGTCGAGGCCGCGCCACGCTCGGGCTCGCTGATTACCGCTCGGATCGCCGCCGAGGCGGGTCGCGACGTCATGGCCGTCCCCGGCTCTCCGCTCGATCCGCGCGCGCAGGGCTGCAATCTGCTGATCCGCGAAGGTGCGACGCTGGTGCAGTCGGTGGACGATATCCTGGAGGCCGTCCGCCCGATCGATGCCCGCGTGGTGCGTTCGCCCGGCGGCAGCTTCGCGGGTCCGCCGCCGCAGGACGCGAGCGATCCCGAGCGCCGCGCCGTCGAAGGCCTGCTGGGCCCGGTGCCGGTCGCTGTGGACGAACTCATCCGCCAGGCCGGGCTGGCTCCCGCCGTCGTGCAAACCGTCCTGCTGGAACTCG encodes:
- the murI gene encoding glutamate racemase; its protein translation is MSDDRPILFFDSGVGGLSVLAPTAGLLPQAPLVYVADSAGFPYGTRSEAEIAARVPALLGRLAERFDPRLIVIACNTASTIALQHVRAALDVPIVGTVPAIKPAAESSKTRVIGVLGTEATVRQPYVDDLAARFAGDCTVLRHGSAELVEMAEAALAGTAPGPDRLRAVLEGLLDQPGGERIDVIVNACTHFPLIKGDLAGVAPRPIAFVDGGAGIARRVAHLTQGQSWPEKSVAGKAVFTAMDARAESLRPALARYGLVQVVAL
- the plsY gene encoding glycerol-3-phosphate 1-O-acyltransferase PlsY; this encodes MPTEILWAGPAAALVLGYLLGSIPFGVLLTRMAGAGDLRQIGSGNIGATNVLRTGRKGLAAATLLLDMAKGAAAVLLAEGLFPGTAILGGLGAFIGHCYPVWLKFRGGKGVATLMGIVVALHWPAGLVFALVWLGVLATLRISSVAGMAAAVSAPVAVALWGRIDLVVPLVGLALIVIWKHRENIARLLNGTEPRVGRKNG
- the dprA gene encoding DNA-processing protein DprA, producing MADPREPRLRLLRSANIGPVTYAQLIARFGTAEAALEALPMLAARGGGRAPAIADIGRVRREIAAVEKLGARYLFLGDSEYPALLAETDSAPPALILRGRLELLQRTCIAMVGARNASAAACRFARQLALGLAEAGATVVSGLARGIDTAAHVGSLAGGTVGVIASGIDIAFPPENADLQERVAREGLLLAEQPPGTEPLARFFPSRNRIIAGLARGTVVVEAAPRSGSLITARIAAEAGRDVMAVPGSPLDPRAQGCNLLIREGATLVQSVDDILEAVRPIDARVVRSPGGSFAGPPPQDASDPERRAVEGLLGPVPVAVDELIRQAGLAPAVVQTVLLELELAGRLERHAGGRVSLR